The following coding sequences are from one Thermostaphylospora chromogena window:
- the tadA gene encoding tRNA adenosine(34) deaminase TadA, whose amino-acid sequence MIGPAEHQRAMRLALERARVAAGRGEVPVGAVVLDAEGRVLAAAENAREANADPTAHAEVLALRAAAAAVGGWRLAGCTLVVTLEPCTMCAGAAVLARVDRIVYGAADEKAGAVGSLWDVVRDRRLNHRPEVIAGVLAEECAAVLREFFGSRR is encoded by the coding sequence CTGATCGGCCCCGCTGAGCACCAGAGAGCCATGCGGCTCGCCCTCGAGCGGGCCCGCGTCGCCGCCGGGCGGGGGGAGGTTCCCGTGGGCGCGGTCGTCCTGGACGCGGAAGGGCGGGTCCTCGCCGCGGCCGAGAACGCCCGGGAGGCGAACGCCGATCCCACCGCGCACGCCGAGGTCCTCGCGCTGCGTGCGGCGGCCGCTGCCGTGGGCGGGTGGCGACTGGCCGGATGCACGCTCGTGGTCACCCTCGAACCGTGCACGATGTGCGCGGGCGCGGCGGTTCTGGCCCGGGTGGACCGCATCGTGTACGGCGCGGCGGACGAGAAGGCCGGAGCCGTCGGCTCGCTGTGGGACGTGGTGCGGGATCGGCGGCTGAACCACCGGCCGGAGGTCATCGCCGGAGTCCTCGCCGAGGAGTGCGCCGCCGTGCTGCGGGAGTTCTTCGGCAGCCGTCGCTGA
- a CDS encoding tRNA adenosine deaminase-associated protein, translating into MTDEEALDFAIVVYREDDHWEAGMLPVALTSDLHGLIKALRQQPSMSGTIGLVAVGDDFFVALRVLGERVSVFLSDITASWDWPLARQILEYLDVPVPEEEELEAIFQEEDEKPLPAGDLSIFADLGLDEMELGSLSGDVDLLPDEVLSSIAARLGFSEPFERALDSVFGDLGS; encoded by the coding sequence ATGACAGACGAAGAAGCGCTTGACTTCGCCATCGTGGTCTACCGAGAGGACGACCACTGGGAAGCCGGCATGCTGCCGGTCGCCTTGACCTCCGACCTCCACGGGCTGATCAAGGCGCTACGGCAGCAACCCAGCATGAGCGGCACGATTGGTCTGGTCGCCGTTGGGGATGACTTCTTCGTGGCGTTGAGGGTGCTGGGCGAGCGGGTGTCGGTCTTCCTGTCCGACATCACCGCGTCGTGGGACTGGCCTCTCGCCCGCCAGATCCTGGAATACCTGGATGTCCCGGTACCCGAGGAAGAGGAGCTGGAGGCGATCTTCCAGGAGGAAGACGAGAAGCCGCTTCCCGCCGGAGATCTGTCGATCTTCGCCGATCTCGGGCTGGACGAGATGGAGCTCGGCAGCCTCTCCGGTGACGTCGATCTCCTCCCCGACGAGGTGCTTTCGAGCATCGCCGCACGGCTGGGCTTCTCCGAGCCGTTCGAGCGTGCTCTCGACTCGGTGTTCGGCGACCTCGGGAGCTAG
- a CDS encoding tRNA adenosine deaminase-associated protein, whose product MPPRPSQSSLFAAAFVRDPDEGWTGAEVDLGGAEIVDDLGDAVQESLGLRGDELTLLCVEVEDEWFAIVRYESDEDPRAFLSDARAGSADELGALFAELAGAVLDEDAEDLGVRPVGDFDLLSDLGLSSDELLELSMEEGMLPADILSVIAERLSFADELERLR is encoded by the coding sequence ATGCCTCCACGCCCGTCCCAGAGCAGCTTGTTCGCCGCCGCCTTCGTCCGCGACCCCGACGAGGGCTGGACCGGCGCCGAGGTCGATCTCGGCGGTGCCGAGATCGTCGACGATTTGGGTGACGCCGTGCAGGAGAGCCTCGGGCTGAGAGGGGACGAGCTGACCCTGCTCTGCGTCGAAGTCGAGGACGAGTGGTTCGCCATCGTGCGCTACGAGAGCGACGAGGACCCCCGGGCGTTCCTCTCCGACGCCCGGGCCGGGAGCGCCGACGAGCTGGGGGCCCTGTTCGCCGAGCTGGCCGGGGCCGTCCTCGATGAGGATGCGGAGGACCTGGGGGTGCGTCCGGTCGGCGACTTCGACCTGCTCTCCGACCTCGGCCTGAGCTCCGACGAACTGCTGGAGCTCAGCATGGAGGAGGGCATGCTGCCCGCCGACATCCTCTCGGTCATCGCCGAGCGTCTTTCCTTCGCCGACGAACTGGAACGGCTCCGCTGA